The following proteins are encoded in a genomic region of Acipenser ruthenus chromosome 4, fAciRut3.2 maternal haplotype, whole genome shotgun sequence:
- the LOC131737041 gene encoding arp2/3 complex-activating protein rickA-like has protein sequence MDFKELIEMIMKNAAAQEEQTKKMERWTMEMGWAPPKTQEREPTELERLLQEWEQASTAPQSPEPEGEEPPLPEPRGEEPPLPEPRGEEPPLPEPRGEEPPLPEPRGEELPLPEPRGEEVKGIPPPPPRPPPLRSSPAQLHAVPCPSLLDTLSVGLDLPALDLEPRSRQKRTKFSTSFPAPLLPDTKTSLYCS, from the coding sequence atggattttaaagaattaatagaAATGATTATGAAGAACGccgctgctcaggaggagcagacaAAGAAAATGGAGAGATGGACGATGGAGATGGGGTGGGCACCGCCGAAGActcaggagcgggagccaaccgagttGGAACGGTTGCTCCAGGAGTGGGAGCAGGCTAGCAcagctccgcagtctcccgagccagaaggggaggagccgccgcttccggagcccagaggggaggagccgccgcttccggagcccagaggggaggagccgccgcttccggagcccagaggggaggagccgccgcttccggagcccagaggggaggagctgccgcttccggagcccagaggggaggaggtgaaaggCATACCTCCACCAccgccccgaccaccacccctgcggtccagtccggcacaGCTGCATGCGGTCCCTTGCCCctcgctcctggacaccctgtcggttggtCTGGACCTCCCTGCActagacctagagcccaggagtcggcagaagcGGACAAAGTTCTCCACCTcgttccctgctccgctcctcccggacactaagacgtcgctgtACTGCTCCTag